The proteins below are encoded in one region of Amycolatopsis acidiphila:
- a CDS encoding polyprenyl synthetase family protein has product MSVQSGTIEDLRASVGLRIADEQLLRTLAGGLADVENLLRETARSEVKAVNDAASHLVEAGGKRFRPMFTLLAAEFGEGNHKGVVTAAAAVELVHLATLYHDDVMDEATMRRGAQSVNARWDNTVAILTGDFLFAHASRLVSYLGTDAARIIAETFGELVTGQMRETVGPDVGEDPVEHYLSVIAQKTGSLIATAGRFGGMVSDAKPEYIEALTRFGDIIGTAFQISDDIIDIASPSDESGKTPGTDLREGVRTLPMLLALADPDTDPRLVELLAGPIAEDALVEEALDLLRASSGLDRAMVTLSDYARRARVELSALPASVARDACESVADYLVARTR; this is encoded by the coding sequence GTGTCGGTTCAGAGTGGCACCATCGAGGATCTGCGCGCGAGCGTGGGCCTCCGGATCGCCGATGAGCAACTGCTGCGCACGCTCGCCGGCGGGCTCGCCGATGTCGAGAACCTCCTGCGCGAGACCGCCCGCAGCGAGGTCAAGGCCGTGAACGACGCCGCATCGCACCTGGTCGAGGCGGGTGGCAAACGTTTTCGTCCGATGTTCACCCTGCTCGCCGCCGAGTTCGGCGAGGGCAACCACAAAGGGGTCGTGACCGCGGCCGCGGCCGTCGAGCTGGTCCACCTGGCCACGCTGTACCACGACGACGTCATGGACGAGGCCACGATGCGCCGCGGTGCGCAGAGCGTGAACGCGCGCTGGGACAACACCGTTGCGATCCTGACCGGGGACTTCCTGTTCGCGCACGCGTCACGGCTCGTCTCCTACCTGGGCACCGACGCAGCGCGGATCATCGCCGAGACCTTCGGTGAGCTGGTCACCGGCCAGATGCGGGAGACGGTCGGTCCTGATGTCGGCGAGGACCCCGTCGAGCACTACCTGAGCGTGATCGCGCAGAAGACCGGCTCGCTCATCGCGACCGCGGGTCGCTTCGGCGGCATGGTCTCGGATGCGAAACCCGAGTACATCGAGGCGCTCACTCGCTTCGGCGACATCATCGGGACCGCCTTCCAGATCTCGGACGACATCATCGACATCGCCTCCCCGTCGGACGAGTCCGGCAAGACCCCGGGCACCGACCTGCGGGAGGGCGTGCGCACCCTGCCGATGCTCCTCGCGCTGGCCGACCCCGACACCGACCCGCGGCTGGTGGAGCTGCTGGCCGGCCCGATCGCCGAAGATGCCCTGGTCGAAGAGGCCCTCGACCTGCTGCGGGCCTCCAGCGGGCTCGACCGCGCCATGGTGACGCTCTCCGACTACGCTCGTCGCGCGAGGGTGGAGTTGTCCGCGCTGCCCGCTTCGGTCGCGCGCGACGCGTGTGAGTCCGTCGCCGACTATCTCGTCGCGCGGACGCGTTGA
- a CDS encoding sunset domain-containing protein has protein sequence MSIFGQVWLWSAAAFVVGVLLTWLLLVRPAQARSRALQRRLEAAQAAASERQSANAMPTRTFGNDSAARLHEPTPVTEHLRPLEEPGPVAASEPNWYDRDSFDGRMPDESSFEPESDAEKTSIFRPHQMPEHGSLFDSNAEIERGALFDSNAEVERGALFDADAEVERGAPFDPNGPAERGSLFGQEAEAGRGHRYAPEAEPEHGSQFGQETADGRGHRYAAEADGEQEQHRSLFGQEAEPERGHRYAPEPEAEVERGSLLGQEGGLERGALLGEQAEPEHGTPFGQGAGPDHGASFGQKVEPERAAAFGQETEVERGSLFGQQAESERGALLGQGAGAEDASFAQRGEHAAFGQGAETDDAPFAQGTGRAAFAQGTGAGDAAFAEGTEAADAPFGQGAGAGDTSFARGPEADDVSFGQGTEAGDVSHTRGAPVEGTSFAQQSAPEDASFGRGAEQEQSGLVFGQQAGAERGHRYAPEPEAEQTYGSHAAAEDEPPAYAFGGGEPESPVEEEKATETTAVLPKRQPRSTPPSSFEPPRPSMRSIERREPVVDEGGRSGSLFEPTVRRNTAPGSHAAPEPAPAPPPPARAHVSDRSVPPGPFGPGSAMPRPGGGRPSDEFEVKASVTALRYCTEESPQFNRMVAEVWFRSAADAERVGFRPLG, from the coding sequence ATGTCCATCTTCGGGCAGGTGTGGCTGTGGAGCGCCGCGGCCTTCGTGGTCGGTGTACTGCTGACCTGGTTGCTGCTCGTCCGGCCTGCACAGGCGCGGAGCCGTGCTCTCCAGCGCCGGCTCGAGGCGGCACAGGCTGCCGCCTCGGAGCGCCAGTCCGCGAACGCCATGCCGACGCGCACCTTCGGCAACGACTCGGCCGCGCGGCTGCACGAGCCCACACCCGTGACCGAGCACCTTCGGCCGCTCGAGGAACCCGGGCCCGTCGCTGCGTCCGAGCCGAACTGGTACGACCGGGACAGCTTCGATGGGCGGATGCCCGACGAGTCCTCGTTCGAGCCGGAGTCGGACGCCGAGAAGACTTCAATTTTCAGGCCGCACCAGATGCCCGAGCACGGCTCGTTGTTCGACTCGAACGCTGAAATCGAGCGCGGGGCATTGTTCGACTCGAACGCGGAGGTCGAGCGGGGAGCCTTGTTCGACGCGGACGCGGAGGTCGAACGGGGGGCACCCTTCGATCCGAACGGGCCGGCCGAGCGTGGCTCGCTGTTCGGGCAGGAGGCCGAGGCCGGGCGCGGGCATCGGTACGCACCTGAGGCCGAGCCGGAGCACGGGTCGCAGTTCGGCCAGGAGACCGCTGACGGGCGCGGGCATCGATACGCAGCTGAGGCGGACGGCGAGCAGGAGCAGCACCGTTCGCTGTTCGGGCAGGAGGCTGAGCCGGAGCGCGGGCATCGGTATGCGCCCGAGCCGGAGGCCGAGGTCGAGCGTGGCTCGCTGTTGGGGCAGGAAGGTGGGCTCGAGCGCGGGGCATTGCTCGGGGAGCAGGCGGAACCTGAGCACGGGACGCCGTTCGGGCAGGGCGCTGGGCCGGACCATGGGGCCTCCTTCGGGCAGAAGGTAGAGCCCGAGCGTGCGGCCGCCTTCGGGCAGGAGACCGAGGTCGAGCGTGGGTCGCTGTTCGGACAGCAAGCAGAGTCCGAGCGCGGGGCGTTGCTCGGGCAGGGAGCCGGGGCCGAGGATGCGTCGTTTGCCCAGCGGGGCGAGCATGCGGCGTTCGGGCAGGGTGCCGAGACCGACGATGCACCTTTCGCACAGGGAACCGGCCGTGCGGCATTCGCGCAGGGAACCGGGGCCGGCGATGCGGCATTCGCGGAGGGAACCGAGGCCGCTGACGCGCCTTTCGGACAGGGGGCTGGGGCCGGCGATACGTCTTTCGCGCGGGGCCCCGAGGCTGACGACGTGTCTTTCGGACAGGGCACCGAGGCCGGAGATGTCTCCCATACGCGGGGCGCACCGGTCGAGGGGACGTCTTTCGCGCAGCAAAGCGCGCCCGAGGATGCTTCGTTCGGGCGAGGTGCTGAGCAGGAGCAAAGCGGCTTGGTGTTCGGGCAGCAGGCTGGGGCTGAACGTGGCCACCGGTACGCGCCCGAGCCCGAGGCCGAGCAAACTTACGGCTCGCACGCGGCTGCCGAAGACGAGCCGCCGGCTTACGCGTTCGGTGGTGGAGAACCCGAGTCGCCGGTCGAGGAGGAGAAGGCCACCGAGACGACCGCCGTTCTGCCCAAGCGCCAGCCGCGCTCGACGCCGCCCAGCAGCTTCGAGCCGCCGCGTCCCTCGATGCGGTCGATCGAGCGTCGCGAGCCCGTGGTGGACGAAGGTGGCCGCAGTGGTTCGCTGTTCGAACCCACCGTGCGCCGCAACACTGCCCCGGGCTCCCATGCCGCGCCCGAGCCGGCGCCAGCTCCTCCGCCGCCTGCCCGCGCCCACGTGTCTGACCGCAGCGTCCCGCCTGGGCCCTTCGGCCCGGGGTCGGCGATGCCGCGTCCGGGAGGCGGCCGCCCGTCCGACGAGTTCGAGGTCAAGGCGAGCGTGACGGCTCTGCGTTACTGCACCGAGGAATCGCCGCAGTTCAACCGGATGGTGGCCGAGGTGTGGTTCCGCTCCGCTGCGGACGCCGAGCGCGTTGGATTCCGGCCGCTGGGCTGA
- a CDS encoding 2-oxoacid:ferredoxin oxidoreductase subunit beta translates to MTATDLGLPVPGGLDLVPHTDETQKAKEYKSDQEVRWCPGCGDYVVLNTVQSFLPTLGLKRENIVFVSGIGCSSRFPYYLNTYGMHSIHGRAPAIATGLATTRPDLSVWVVTGDGDALSIGGNHLIHALRRNVNIKILLFNNRIYGLTKGQYSPTSGQGMVTKSTPMGSVDTPFNPVSLALGAEATFVGRALDSDKAGLTEVLTAAAQHRGSAVVEIYQNCPIFNDGAFDVLKDKDEAATRLIPLRAGEPIRFGPEQEFGVTTTGWGGFEVGKVSEIGEDNVIVHDPGITDTAYAFALSRLGDQNLNHTPTGIFRQVARPTYDDQARAQVEDARTAKAPNLQSLLTGKDTWTVIA, encoded by the coding sequence ATGACCGCCACCGACCTCGGACTGCCGGTACCTGGTGGCCTCGACCTCGTCCCGCACACGGACGAGACGCAGAAGGCCAAGGAGTACAAGTCTGATCAGGAAGTCCGCTGGTGCCCCGGCTGCGGCGACTACGTCGTGCTCAACACCGTCCAGTCGTTCCTGCCGACACTCGGGCTCAAGCGCGAGAACATCGTGTTCGTCTCCGGCATCGGCTGCTCCTCGCGGTTCCCGTACTACCTCAACACCTATGGGATGCACTCCATCCACGGCCGCGCCCCCGCGATCGCCACCGGCCTGGCCACCACCCGGCCGGACCTGTCGGTATGGGTCGTCACCGGCGACGGCGACGCACTGTCCATCGGCGGCAACCATCTGATCCATGCGTTGCGCCGCAACGTGAACATCAAGATCCTGCTGTTCAACAACCGGATCTACGGGTTGACCAAGGGCCAGTACTCGCCCACCTCCGGGCAGGGCATGGTCACCAAGTCCACCCCGATGGGCTCGGTCGACACCCCGTTCAACCCGGTGTCCCTCGCCCTGGGCGCCGAGGCCACGTTCGTCGGCCGCGCCCTCGACAGCGACAAAGCCGGGCTCACGGAGGTGCTCACCGCCGCGGCGCAACACCGCGGTTCCGCAGTCGTCGAGATCTACCAGAACTGCCCCATCTTCAACGACGGCGCCTTCGACGTCCTCAAGGACAAGGACGAAGCCGCCACCCGGCTCATCCCACTGCGCGCGGGCGAGCCGATCCGCTTCGGCCCGGAGCAGGAGTTCGGCGTCACGACCACCGGCTGGGGCGGCTTCGAGGTCGGCAAGGTGTCCGAGATCGGCGAGGACAACGTGATCGTCCACGACCCGGGCATCACCGATACCGCCTACGCCTTCGCGTTGTCCCGGCTGGGCGACCAGAACCTCAACCACACCCCGACGGGCATCTTCCGCCAAGTGGCCCGCCCCACCTACGACGACCAGGCCCGCGCCCAGGTCGAGGACGCCCGCACCGCGAAGGCGCCGAACCTGCAGTCCCTGCTCACCGGCAAGGACACCTGGACAGTCATCGCCTGA
- a CDS encoding 2-oxoacid:acceptor oxidoreductase subunit alpha: MSTSANGNGALSATRQTEISKLDRVVIRFAGDSGDGMQLTGDRFTSEAAAFGNDLATLPNFPAEIRAPQGTIPGVSSFQVHFADYDILTPGDRPDVLVAMNPAALKANLADLPHQGTLIVNTDEFSKRNLTKVGYDANPLEDESLSAYQVHEVAMSTLTQGALADTGLGKKDAERCKNMFALGLLSWMYHRPTEGTEAFLREKFAKKPDIAEANILAFRAGWNYGETTESFVTTFEVAPAKLAPGTYRQITGNTALAYGIVAAGQQSGLKVLLGTYPITPASDILHELSRHKNFGVLTFQAEDEIAGIGAALGASYGGALGVTSTSGPGIALKSETIGLGVMLELPLIVIDVQRGGPSTGLPTKTEQADLLQAMFGRNSESPVPIVAPQSPGDCFGAALEAVGIALKYRTPVLILSDGANANGSEPWLIPDISTLPDLRVEFASKPNAQDGSDEFWPYVRDPETLAREWAIPGTPGLQHRIGGLEKADGKGNISYDPDNHDHMVRLRQRKIDNIEVPDLVVDDPSGGKARVLALGWGSTFGPIGAACRRVRKAGMPIAQAHLRNLNPFPKNLGAILASYDKVVVPEMNLGQLAMLLRAKYLTDVQSYTKVAGLPFKAEELQHVFTDIIEGVVPA, from the coding sequence ATGAGCACGAGTGCCAATGGCAACGGTGCGTTGTCGGCAACCCGTCAGACCGAGATCTCCAAGCTGGACCGGGTGGTGATTCGCTTCGCCGGTGACTCCGGTGACGGCATGCAGTTGACGGGTGATCGGTTCACCTCGGAGGCTGCCGCGTTCGGGAACGACCTGGCCACGCTGCCGAACTTCCCGGCTGAGATCCGCGCGCCTCAGGGCACGATCCCTGGTGTGTCGTCCTTCCAGGTCCATTTCGCGGACTACGACATCCTGACCCCGGGCGACCGGCCGGACGTGCTGGTGGCGATGAACCCGGCGGCGTTGAAGGCGAACCTGGCGGACCTGCCCCACCAGGGGACGCTGATCGTGAACACCGACGAGTTCAGCAAGCGGAACCTGACGAAGGTCGGCTATGACGCCAATCCGCTGGAGGACGAGTCGCTCTCGGCGTATCAGGTGCACGAGGTCGCGATGTCGACGCTGACCCAGGGTGCGCTGGCGGACACTGGTCTGGGCAAGAAGGACGCCGAGCGGTGTAAGAACATGTTCGCGCTGGGGCTGTTGTCGTGGATGTACCACCGGCCGACCGAGGGCACCGAGGCGTTCCTGCGGGAGAAGTTCGCGAAGAAGCCCGACATCGCCGAGGCGAACATCCTGGCGTTCCGCGCGGGCTGGAACTACGGCGAGACGACCGAGTCGTTCGTGACGACGTTCGAGGTGGCCCCGGCCAAGCTGGCGCCGGGCACGTACCGGCAGATCACCGGCAACACCGCGCTCGCCTACGGAATCGTGGCGGCGGGACAGCAGTCGGGGTTGAAGGTGCTGCTGGGGACCTATCCGATCACCCCGGCCTCGGACATCCTGCACGAGCTGTCCCGGCACAAGAACTTCGGCGTGCTCACCTTCCAGGCGGAGGACGAGATCGCCGGGATCGGTGCGGCGCTGGGCGCCTCCTACGGCGGTGCGCTGGGTGTCACGTCGACCTCGGGTCCGGGGATCGCGCTGAAGTCGGAGACCATCGGTCTGGGTGTGATGCTGGAGCTGCCGCTGATCGTGATCGACGTGCAGCGCGGCGGCCCGTCGACGGGGTTGCCGACCAAGACCGAGCAGGCCGACCTGCTGCAGGCGATGTTCGGGCGCAACTCCGAGTCGCCGGTGCCGATCGTCGCGCCCCAGTCGCCGGGTGACTGCTTCGGCGCCGCGCTGGAAGCGGTCGGGATCGCGTTGAAGTACCGCACCCCGGTGCTGATCCTGTCCGACGGGGCGAACGCGAACGGTTCCGAGCCGTGGCTGATCCCGGACATCTCGACGTTGCCGGACCTGCGGGTGGAGTTCGCGTCGAAGCCGAACGCGCAGGACGGGTCGGACGAGTTCTGGCCGTATGTGCGGGACCCGGAGACGTTGGCCCGCGAGTGGGCCATCCCGGGCACGCCGGGGCTGCAGCACCGCATCGGCGGGCTGGAGAAGGCCGACGGCAAGGGCAACATCTCCTACGACCCGGACAACCACGACCACATGGTCCGGCTGCGCCAACGCAAGATCGACAACATCGAGGTGCCCGACCTGGTGGTCGATGACCCCTCCGGTGGCAAGGCGCGCGTGCTGGCGCTGGGCTGGGGCTCGACGTTCGGCCCGATCGGCGCCGCGTGCCGCCGGGTGCGCAAGGCCGGGATGCCGATCGCGCAGGCGCATCTGCGCAACCTCAACCCGTTCCCCAAGAACCTGGGGGCGATCCTGGCCTCCTACGACAAGGTCGTGGTGCCGGAGATGAACCTCGGCCAGCTGGCGATGCTGCTGCGCGCGAAGTACCTGACCGACGTCCAGTCCTACACCAAGGTGGCCGGCCTGCCGTTCAAGGCCGAAGAGCTGCAACACGTGTTCACCGACATCATCGAAGGGGTTGTGCCCGCATGA
- a CDS encoding enoyl-CoA hydratase — protein sequence MTEQILAERVGKVAVITVDAPGRRNSLTLALSADLASAVADAEQDSDVHALIVTGTPPAFCAGADLSALGEAREQGLRAVYAGFLAVARCALPTIAAVGGAAVGAGLNLALAADVRLAGPRAKFIPRFLELGLHPGGGMTWMLQRAVGVQRARAMTLFGQSLDAAGAEQAGLTMRTVDGTHEELLAAALELAAPAAAAPRDLVLTTKRSMRLTLPLTEHADAVETELGPQVESLASPEFSHRLSAMQARISSGK from the coding sequence ATGACCGAACAGATTCTGGCCGAACGCGTGGGCAAGGTCGCCGTGATCACCGTCGACGCTCCCGGACGGCGCAACTCGCTCACCCTCGCGCTGTCGGCGGACCTGGCGAGCGCGGTGGCCGACGCCGAGCAGGACAGCGACGTCCACGCGCTGATCGTGACCGGTACGCCGCCGGCGTTCTGCGCGGGCGCGGACCTGAGTGCGCTGGGCGAGGCACGGGAACAAGGGCTTCGCGCGGTCTACGCGGGCTTCCTCGCGGTGGCGCGGTGCGCGCTGCCGACGATCGCCGCGGTGGGCGGGGCAGCCGTGGGCGCCGGTCTGAACCTCGCGCTCGCCGCGGACGTCCGCCTCGCCGGGCCGAGGGCGAAGTTCATCCCCCGGTTCCTCGAGCTCGGATTGCACCCGGGCGGGGGCATGACCTGGATGCTGCAGCGCGCGGTCGGGGTACAGCGGGCACGGGCGATGACCTTGTTCGGCCAGTCGCTCGACGCCGCCGGGGCGGAGCAGGCCGGTCTCACCATGCGGACAGTCGATGGTACTCACGAAGAGTTACTGGCCGCCGCGCTCGAACTGGCCGCGCCGGCTGCGGCCGCACCCCGGGATCTGGTACTCACGACGAAGCGGTCGATGCGGCTGACCTTGCCTCTTACCGAGCACGCGGATGCGGTGGAGACTGAGCTCGGGCCCCAGGTGGAGTCACTCGCATCGCCGGAGTTCAGCCACCGGCTGAGTGCGATGCAGGCCAGGATCAGCAGCGGAAAGTAA
- a CDS encoding Lrp/AsnC family transcriptional regulator: MNPLDQRIVSCLVTNARSSYAEIGKVVGLSAPAVKRRVDRLLETGVLRGFTAVVDPEALGRGTEAFVEVHCRGNVPPARIRARLEPLPEVVAAYTVTGAADAIVHLRAADIHQLETALERLRGLEIIDRTVSTVVLSRLLERPPTPGT; the protein is encoded by the coding sequence GTGAACCCGTTAGATCAGCGAATCGTTTCGTGCCTGGTGACCAACGCGCGGTCCAGCTACGCCGAGATCGGCAAGGTGGTCGGCCTGTCCGCGCCCGCGGTGAAACGGCGGGTGGACCGCCTGCTCGAGACCGGGGTGCTGCGCGGCTTCACCGCGGTGGTCGACCCGGAGGCGCTGGGCCGGGGCACGGAGGCGTTCGTCGAGGTCCACTGCCGCGGCAACGTGCCGCCCGCGCGCATCCGCGCCCGGCTGGAACCGCTGCCCGAGGTGGTGGCCGCCTACACGGTGACGGGCGCGGCGGACGCGATCGTGCACCTGCGGGCCGCCGACATCCACCAGCTCGAGACGGCGCTGGAACGGCTGCGCGGGCTGGAGATCATCGACCGGACCGTGTCCACCGTCGTGCTGTCGAGGCTGCTGGAGCGCCCGCCGACGCCAGGGACATGA
- the ddaH gene encoding dimethylargininase translates to MTPRVPLTRRYLMCPPRYFAVDYAINPWMDPSRPVDVQRALAQWTALRDTYRRLGHTVEEIEPQPGLPDMVFAANSGTVIDGRVLGSRFRAPQRVPEADHYRRWFVEHGYRDVVMPSRINEAEGDFAWTGRMILAGTGFRTDPEAHGEAQEILGVPVLSLRLVDPRYYHLDTALFVLSEATESAAAQIAYYPEAFSVGSQRVLARLFPDAVLAGAADAECFGLNGVSDGRNVVLPVEATALAKRLAERGYEPVFADISELRKAGGGPKCCTLEIRK, encoded by the coding sequence ATGACTCCTCGGGTGCCGCTGACCCGCCGCTACCTCATGTGCCCGCCGCGGTACTTCGCGGTCGACTACGCGATCAACCCCTGGATGGACCCGAGTCGCCCGGTCGACGTGCAGCGCGCGCTGGCGCAGTGGACCGCGCTGCGCGACACCTACCGCCGCCTCGGGCACACCGTGGAGGAGATCGAGCCGCAGCCCGGCCTGCCCGACATGGTCTTCGCCGCGAACTCCGGCACCGTGATCGACGGACGGGTCCTCGGCTCCCGGTTCCGCGCGCCGCAGCGCGTGCCCGAGGCCGATCACTACCGCCGGTGGTTCGTCGAGCACGGCTACCGCGACGTGGTGATGCCGTCGCGGATCAACGAGGCCGAGGGTGACTTCGCGTGGACGGGTCGGATGATCCTCGCCGGCACCGGCTTCCGGACCGACCCCGAGGCACACGGGGAGGCGCAGGAGATCCTCGGCGTGCCCGTGTTGTCACTGCGTCTGGTGGACCCGCGCTACTACCACCTCGACACGGCGCTGTTCGTGCTGAGCGAGGCGACCGAGTCCGCAGCCGCCCAGATCGCGTACTATCCGGAAGCCTTTTCCGTTGGCTCACAACGGGTTCTGGCGCGCCTGTTCCCCGACGCCGTGCTCGCCGGTGCGGCGGACGCGGAGTGCTTCGGGCTGAACGGGGTGTCCGACGGGCGCAACGTGGTGTTGCCGGTCGAGGCGACCGCGCTCGCGAAGCGGCTCGCCGAGCGGGGCTACGAACCCGTGTTCGCCGACATCTCCGAGCTGCGCAAGGCAGGCGGCGGTCCTAAGTGCTGCACGCTGGAGATTCGCAAGTAA